A genome region from Neptunomonas japonica JAMM 1380 includes the following:
- a CDS encoding poly(3-hydroxybutyrate) depolymerase has protein sequence MRSRMPLILAGFIILVTSYAHAIETRLPAMNAQAEQTSVSGLSSGAYMAAQFHVAYSEKLVGAGIVAGGPWNCASTFSFMSPLTNALTTCMDPCKYSWFICPSAFFPDGDELANFAKESAEAALIDAPTNLLDDKVYIFSGQNDKTVVTKVVDSTFDFYQSIGLSDNQIFYNKSVNAGHAFITNDAEDSACDVTQSPYINNCNIPQALRMLTHFYGELNEPAATPGGDLLRFNQRAFFESDITSMDDDAYVYIPQSCKTQQCRLHVALHGCRQGISVINTTYIEQTGYMEVADSNNIIVLYPQVKASHVNPVNPRGCWDFWGYTSNNLPPFNYAYKKAPQMQAINRMIERLISPIENIK, from the coding sequence ATGCGATCGCGTATGCCGCTCATTCTTGCCGGTTTCATAATCCTAGTAACAAGCTATGCTCATGCCATAGAAACGAGATTGCCTGCTATGAATGCGCAGGCTGAACAAACCTCGGTTTCGGGTTTGTCTTCGGGCGCTTATATGGCGGCTCAGTTTCATGTGGCTTATTCTGAGAAACTGGTGGGAGCAGGTATCGTAGCCGGAGGGCCATGGAACTGTGCGTCGACTTTCTCTTTTATGTCGCCCCTGACTAACGCACTTACTACCTGCATGGATCCTTGTAAATACTCCTGGTTTATTTGCCCCTCGGCATTTTTTCCTGATGGGGATGAGCTGGCTAATTTCGCAAAGGAATCAGCGGAAGCCGCATTGATTGATGCTCCTACTAACCTTTTGGATGACAAGGTCTATATCTTTTCTGGCCAAAACGATAAAACCGTTGTAACAAAAGTAGTGGATTCAACATTTGATTTTTATCAATCGATTGGCCTTAGCGATAATCAAATTTTTTATAATAAATCTGTTAATGCGGGCCATGCTTTTATTACCAATGATGCAGAAGATTCAGCCTGTGATGTCACTCAATCGCCGTATATAAATAATTGCAATATTCCACAAGCCCTGAGAATGCTGACGCATTTCTATGGTGAGCTCAATGAGCCTGCCGCCACTCCTGGGGGCGATTTGCTACGGTTCAACCAGAGAGCTTTTTTTGAGTCAGATATAACGAGTATGGATGATGATGCTTACGTGTATATTCCACAGTCATGTAAAACGCAGCAATGTCGTTTACATGTGGCATTACATGGGTGCCGACAGGGAATATCGGTTATAAATACTACTTATATTGAGCAAACCGGATATATGGAAGTGGCGGATAGTAATAATATAATTGTCTTGTACCCGCAGGTGAAAGCGTCGCATGTTAACCCGGTTAACCCACGTGGTTGTTGGGATTTTTGGGGATACACCAGTAACAATTTACCGCCATTTAATTATGCCTACAAAAAGGCGCCGCAAATGCAGGCAATTAATCGGATGATAGAGCGCCTGATAAGCC